Proteins from a genomic interval of Fundulus heteroclitus isolate FHET01 chromosome 21, MU-UCD_Fhet_4.1, whole genome shotgun sequence:
- the dync2i1 gene encoding WD repeat-containing protein 60, with protein MHSEKKLTKEDTWRPAELRKHIRDKDNRDGHSRRRDDDERKHRGGQSVERRHRDPVESRPERDKERDRRHGDSRDRQRKDGSHDRRGDKDRGRRDDEDRRKRADDGRDRRETAPGKEDLRERERHRDRHKDKEKERAKVKEKHPEEDRDKRREDREKERRREEQEREQRRERRRRDESDEVRRDPTEKLHREPRDRKHRGEHEDKRRDRVVQEDRRRTEDREYKEEVRRHKEERERRHKERRRHDETHKHDSASRERQDSKQSADDVRSSRGDRERTERDKHKERRKKEEETDIERRHKERGHREAEDEDVERNHRARSGSKKSSSGKSPTYEKREEDSNPQTAGGKNGEEKAEKADLAEQEYEEDFEKLEYEEDFEDVEESADEGEDGPDVDDGKEGPPAQASKEIEAIRRAMAEENERAGSARSRHSAVREEQEDKPGGSEGSERNQGETSRRGKFIDFVAAKQREVSQKVATRQKKRSTELLRLIDLDVTATFSLLDLPPVSEYEMYIKSFGNANAKQAYVQCNEDDTDRDVQTEEIEMCEKWTQHPPEYSGACGDPNPSQEARDKTRGELVLDSQRLMSFLRSASQVMVVLLEEDQAERKSLRKLKTQKDSLSFSDGSLQLNAKLPFLLGRQISLVHFSPAQKHTMLSVHTPTATASAVRLDSCAVVCVWNIWEPSRPQQILVYGSEVQCCCFSPGKSSLVFAGTPVGSVVLWDLREHSSTHYRLKIGEDDWTFRHPTFSTDAVMCGSGHVSPVTSVEVVPSFAAGRLRPELPPLASEEESSGLSFQLASLDESGLLNFWVVVELPRGNEAGSPTDLGLRPGGKVKLLHSSSLLTVQRPSLREAAKTKPFQTLLLKYHPTDSNQFFIGTSLGLVSHGTSHGLKAPPQFYRFQEVDERTADVSAIHFSPFRPNLFLVGCADGSIRLHAVSHDRPLAEWMNSTAGEAVVSLQWAQTRPAVFCVFDAASNLHVWDMLKDDAQPVLTEKMTADRVTAMAVFGDSRQQNTYSGIALAHESGNIELRYFTQTLTVPSPAEEGKLESLLTEAF; from the exons ATGCACAGCGAGAAG AAATTAACCAAGGAAGACACATGGAGACCCGCTGAGCTGAGAAAACACATCAGG GACAAAGACAACAGGGATGGCCATTCTAGACGCAGAGACGACGATGAGAGAAAGCACCGTGGCGGCCAATCCGTAGAGAGACGGCACAGAGATCCAGTGGAGTCCAGACCAGAGAGAGACAAGGAGAGAGACCGAAGACATggagacagcagagacagacagaggaaAGACGGCTCCCATGATAGGAGAGGCGACAAAGACCGGGGGAGAAGAGATGACGAGGACAGGAGGAAACGGGCAGATGACGGTAGAGATAGAAGGGAAACGGCGCCAGGCAAAGAGGACTTGAGGGAAAGGGAGAGGCATAGGGACAGACACAAAGATaaggagaaagagagagcaaaagtaaAGGAGAAACACCCGGAGGAGGACAGGGACAAAaggagagaggacagagagaaGGAAAGACGGCGAGAAGAACAGGAAAGggagcagaggagagagagaaggcgACGTGACGAAAGCGACGAAGTCAGGAGAGATCCGACTGAAAAGCTGCACAGAGAGCCCAGGGACAGGAAACACAGAGGCGAGCATGAAGACAAGAGAAGAGACCGAGTCGTTCAAGAAGACAGAAGGCGGACAGAAGACAGAG AATATAAAGAAGAAGTCAGGCGGCACAAGGAGGAACGAGAAAGACGACACAAGGAGAGAAGACGCCAC GATGAGACGCATAAGCACGACAGCGCATCCAGGGAACGCCAGGACTCGAAACAATCCGCAGACGACGTACGGAGTTCCCGCGGCGACAGGGAGCGAACGGAGAGGGACAAACACAAAGAGAGGCGTAAAAAAGAGGAGGAGACGGACATAGAGAGAAGACACAAAGAGAGGGGACACAGAGAAGCAGAGGACGAGGACGTGGAGAGAAATCATAGAGCGAGGAGCGGCTCCAAGAAGTCCTCCTCCGGCAAAAGTCCGACATACGAGAAGAGGGAGGAAGACTCAAAC CCACAGACAGCAGGTGGGAAAAATGGAGAGGAGAAG GCTGAAAAGGCAGATTTGGCAGAGCAGGAGTATGAAGAGGATTTTGAG AAACTG GAATACGAGGAGGACTTTGAAGACGTGGAGGAGAGTGCTGATGAAGGGGAGGACGGGCCCGACGTGGATGATGGGAAGGAGGGACCGCCTGCACAAGCGAGTAAAGAGATTGAGGCGATCCGCAGAGCCATGGCTGAAGAGAACGAGAGAGCCGGATCCGCCCGGTCCAGGCACAGTGCGGTTAGGGAGGAGCAGGAAGACAAACCCGGCGGATCTGAAG GTTCTGAAAGGAATCAGGGTGAAACCTCCCGGCGCGGTAAATTCATCGACTTTGTGGCGGCGAAGCAACGTGAAGTCAGCCAGAAAGTCGCCACAAGACAGAA GAAGCGAAGCACGGAGCTGCTTCGTCTGATCGACCTGGACGTCACCGCCACCTTCTCCCTCCTGGATCTACCGCCTGTCAGCGAATATGAGATGTACATCAAGAGCTTCGGAAACGCCAACGCCAAGCAG GCTTACGTCCAGTGTAACGAGGACGACACAGATCGAGACGTCCAGACGGAGGAAATAGAGATGTGTGAAAAGTGGACTCAGCATCCCCCTGAATACAGCGGAGCCTGTGGAG ATCCGAACCCCTCTCAGGAGGCGCGAGACAAAACCCGCGGTGAACTCGTCCTGGATTCCCAACGCCTGATGTCGTTCCTGCGCTCAGCCTCACAG GTCatggtggtgctgctggaggaAGATCAAGCCGAGAGGAAGTCCCTAAGAAAGCTGAAGACTCAGAAAGATTCCCTTTCGTTCAGCGACGGAAGTTTACAGCTCAACGCCAAGTTGCCTTTTCTTTTAG GTCGACAGATCAGCCTGGTGCACTTCTCTCCGGCCCAGAAGCACACCATGCTGTCCGTGCACACGCCCACCGCCACAGCCAGCGCCGTCCGCCTCGACAGCTGCGCCGTCGTCTGCGTGTGGAACATCTGGGAGCCGTCCAGACCTCAGCAGATACTCGTCTATGGATCAGAG gttCAGTGTTGCTGCTTCAGCCCAGGAAAGTCCAGTCTGGTGTTTGCAGGAACGCCGGtcggttctgtggttctgtgggACCTGAGGGAGCATTCCAGCACCCATTACAGATTAAAGATCGGTGAGGACGACTGGACCTTCAGGCACCCTACCTTCTCCACTG ACGCAGTGATGTGCGGCTCCGGCCACGTCTCTCCTGTCACCTCTGTAGAGGTCGTCCCCTCCTTCGCAGCCGGACGGCTGAGGCCAGAGCTCCCACCTTTGGCCTCTGAggaag AATCATCTGGATTGTCGTTCCAGCTGGCCTCTCTGGATGAAAGCGGGCTGTTGAATTTCTGG GTGGTGGTGGAGCTGCCCAGAGGCAACGAGGCGGGCTCTCCTACAGATCTAG GTCTCCGTCCTGGGGGCAAAGTGAAGCTGCTTCACAGCTCCTCCCTCCTCACTGTTCAGAG GCCGTCACTGAGAGAGGCAGCGAAAACCAAACCATTTCAGACGCTGCTACTAAAATACCATCCGACAGACTCCAACCAGTTCTTCATCGGCACCAGTCTG GGTCTGGTCAGCCACGGGACGAGTCACGGTTTGAAGGCTCCGCCGCAGTTTTACAGGTTTCAGGAGGTGGACGAAAGAACTGCTGACGTCAGCGCAATCCACTTTTCTCCTTTCAGACCAAACCTGTTCCTG GTTGGCTGTGCGGACGGCAGCATCAGGCTGCACGCAGTCAGCCACGATCGGCCTCTGGCAGAATGGATGAACAGCACCGCTGGCGAAGCGGTGGTCTCGCTGCAGTGGGCCCAGACCAGGCCCgctgtgttttgtgtgttcGACGCGGCCTCTAACCTTCACGTATGGGACATGTTGAAAGACGACGCACAGCCTGTTCTGACGGAGAAAATGACTGCCGATAG GGTTACCGCTATGGCTGTGTTTGGAGACTCACGACAACAGAACACGTACTCAGGAATCGCGCTGGCACACGAGTCAGGAAATATAGAGCTGCGATATTTCACTCAAACTCTGACGGTGCCCAGCCCTGCAGAGGAGGGAAAGCTGGAGAGTTTATTGACTGAAGCCTTTTGA